A stretch of DNA from Phragmitibacter flavus:
GCTTTGTGAGGAGTCGGCTTATCCGACTTCGGCTCGTGAAGTGGACCAGCCATGTGCAGCGTTGCTAACGGATTTGAAGAATCGTGACATGTTGAAGGACACCTTGGTGATCTGGGGTGGAGAGTTTGGCCGGACGAGTTATTCACAGGGGAATTTCTCGAAGAAAGAGACCGGAACTCCCGCCTACGGCAGAGATCATCATCGCGATTGTTTCACATTCTGGATGGCAGGTGGTGGCATCAAGGGTGGGCTGACTTACGGGGAGAGTGATGAACTGGGATACAATGTGGGCCGCGATGCGGTGACGGTGAATGATTTCCATGCAACGGTGCTGCACCTGTTGGGGATCAATCACGAGCGCTTCACTTATCGGTTCCAAGGCCGTGATTTCCGACTGACAGATGTGGCGGGAAATGTGGTTAAGGCTATAATGGCCTGATGATTTCGCGCTTAATCCGAGCTTCCGTCGCCAGGACGGGGGTGTTTGTGGTGTTGATTTTGATGTCGATGGGAGGCGTGATGGTGGCGTCGGCCCAGGAGCGAATGCATGAGCTGAAGCTGGATTTGGATGCGGTGCTGAAGTTGCCGGATTTGTGGGATCTGACACCTGAGACGCTTGCCGAAAGGTGTCCTGCCGAGGGATTTGAGTCGAATCCGTTTTTTAAGTGGGCGGCAGAGGAGACGAGTGGGAACCGGTTCGCGTTTTTTTCGCGTCAGCCGTTTGCCAATGTGAAGGTCGAAGCGTCTTTGTTTGGCGGGACGGTGTTGGTGAACACGATGGTGGTGCAGTTTACCAACAACAAGGTTACCGAGGTGTTGGTGGTGTTGCATGGCACGGAGGTGGATGGGCTGTTGGGACTGGATGAGTTTGATGCGAAGAAGTCGGCCTGTGCGACGGGCCTGGTGGGTTTGGTGGGAGCGCAAGCGATGGGGCAGAAGCGGTATTTTGGAAGCAAGTTGGTGCGGTCATTGGAGTCGCAGTCCTACTCGGGCAAGGAGGCGACAGCGTGTTTGGATGCGGGGGTTGAAGCGAAGCTTGTGAGGTTTGTGTTGGCTCCGGCGGGGACTGACCCTGCGGTGTTGCTGGCGCAGCCGGTGGTGGAACTGGAGCGGGGAGCGACGGAGTATTTTTGTGATCTGGATGGGTTGATGAAATTTCCGCAATCGTGGGAGATGACGCCGGCAAAGTTCGAGGCGGCGTTTGGGGTGGACCGGTCGGGGGATACACCGATTTTTCAATGGTTGAATGCGGAGAAAACGGCGGCGCGTTTTTCGAGGCAGCCATTTTCTAATGTGGCGGTGGATCTGACGATGTTTGGTGGTCGCGATCGGGTGGAGGAGGCGGTGTTTGATTTTGCGGATGGCAAACTTTCTCAGGTATATGTGTCATTATACAACCGGGGGGATAGCGGCCCCATTTCGAAGGATGAGTTTGATGCGAGGTTCAAAAAATCGGGTCAGGCACTGATTGGGTTGCTCGGTGCGAGGCCGGTGGAGCATCGGTCGACGGCTCCGACGGCGGTGAAGACGACGAGTTGGTTGTGGAACACGCCTCATACGCTGGCCTTGCTGGAGTATAATGCGGAGGCCACCGTGAAGAAGGCGGCGGCGGAGTTTTTAAGGTTGAGAGTTGCGCCGGTGGCGAGGAGGGATCAGTTGCTGAACATTGCGGCGATTGGTCAGTCGACGACGACGTTGAAGCGTGGGGATCTTTTGCAGTTTGTGAAGAAGGAGTCGAATGGCGATGTGCTGGTGACGGGGATCCCGATGGTGGATCAGGGGGCGAAAGGGTATTGTGTGGTGGCTTCGTGCGAGCGGTTGTTTGGGTATTTGAACATTCCTTGTGATCAACATGAGCTGGCATCGATTGCGGGCAGTGAGGCGGACCGGGGAACGACGGGAGCGGCGTTTGTGGAGGCGTTGAAGAAGATCAACACGCGGTTCAAGGTGCGGTTCAAAGCGCTCTTGGAGAAGGCTCCGCTGGAACGCAGTGATGCGAGGGAGGCGAGACCGGACCGGTTTGCGAAGATGATTCAGGAACAGATTGACCGTGGGGTGCCGTTGTTGTGGGCCTTGCAGCTGGGGTTGTTTCCGGAAGAGCCGAACACGGCCTTGCAGGCGGGTGGCGGTCACATGCGGTTGATTATTGGGTATAATATTCCGCGTGAGGAGGTGTTGTTCAGTGACTCATGGGGAGCCGGGCATGAGCTGAAGCGGATGAAGCTGACCGACGCGGTGAATGCGACGTTTGGGGTTTATCTGGTGGAGCCGAAGGGACGGTGATTTTATGAAACAGCTGCTGCTACGGGGTTTTATTTTTATCGGTGGTGTGACGGCAGTGCTAGGCGGATTGAGTTTGTGGTGGGCTGGGGGGGAGAAATCACGAGTTCATGAGGCTGTGGTGAAGTCTGCTCGACTGGCTGCGATTCCAAGTTCCGATTACAAGGCCAAAACGGAGGGAAACGTATTTAGCAGGGTGTATTGGATTTCTTTTAGGTGCGATGATGCCGCGTTCACTGCCTTTATCGAAGCATCACCTAGCTTGAGAAATGTTACGCCGTATATTTTTCCATTTTCTCAAGAGCATGCAGAGCCTACAACTTTTGATCAACCTCCTGAATATGAAAGAGAGGCGATGCGTAACGCAGAGTATTTTTGGGGCGGCGACATCGACGAATTAGCTGAGACAGCTGAATTCTGGAGATCAACGACTTCTAGAAAAAAGGGCCGACGGTATGAGATAATTGTTCCCGAAGAAGCAATTTTTGGCTGGCTACTGAGGGATGATGAAAGCGGAGAGGTCTTTCTTCTTGTGAGATACAGCTGAACGAAAAAGCTAGCGTGTCAAATGTTGTGGAACTTGCGCGTGGGCACTTTGCTGGCATGGTGGCAGGTTCATGCTTGCTGCTGAAAATCTTGGGATCTCTTATGGACCGCGCCGATTGTTCGGTGAGGTGAATTTTACCATTCGTGCGGGGGAACGCGTTTCGCTGGCGGGACCGAACGGGGCGGGGAAATCGACGCTGCTAAAAATGATCGCGGGGGTGGAGCAGGGGGATGAAGGCAAAATCATCAAGGCGAAGACGGTGCAGGTGGGATATTTGCCTCAGGAGGGGGTGGAAATTAAGGGAAGGACGATTTTGGCGGAGGCGGAGACGGCGTTTCAGGACGCGATGAATTTGCAGAAGGAGATGGATGAGGTGGGCGCGGCGATGGATGAGATGGATCCGCAGTCGGATGAATACGGGGATGCGCTGGAGCTTTATGGGGATTTGCAGTTGCGACTTGAGCATCACGACGTGTCGCGGATGCGCTCGCGAATTGAGAAAGTGATGACGGGTTTGGGGTTCAAACACTCGGATTTGGACCGGCTCACGGACGAGTTCAGCGGGGGCTGGCAGATGCGGATTGCGTTGGGCAAGTTGCTTTTGGCGGAGCCGAGTGTGTTGCTTTTGGATGAACCGACGAACCACCTCGACATTGAGACGGTGGTGTGGTTGGAGGAGTATTTGAAGGGGTATCCGGGGGCGATCATTTTGATCAGTCACGATAAACGATTGCTGGACAATTTGACGAACCGGACGCTGGCGTTTGAGAACGGTCGGGCGAGCATGTATCAGGGGAATTATTCATTTTTCCTGCGGGAGAGCGCGGCGCGGCGCGAGCAATTGGTGCGGGCGAAGGCGAATCAGGATCGTGAGATTGCCAAGACGCAGCAGTTCATCGACAAGTTCCGCGCAAAGGCTTCGAAGGCGTCGCAGGCGCAGAGTCGGATCAAGATGCTGGAGAAGGTGGAGCGGATTGAGCTGGAGAGCGACGAAGCGGAGATTGGGTTCCGTTTTCCTCAGCCGCCGCAGAGCGGTCATTCGGTGATGCGGCTGGAAGGAGTGGCGAAGAGTTACGATGGGGTGCGGATGATTTTGCAGCCATTTGATTTTGAGATTTTTAAGGGGGATCGGATTGCGATTGTGGGGGTGAACGGGGCAGGCAAGACGACGTTCAGCAAGATCGTCGCGGGCGTGGAGAAGCACACAGGAGGGGATCTGGAGCTGGGGCACAAGGTGGCGATCGGGTATTATTCGCAGGATCATGCGGATGCGCTGGATGGGAGTTTGACGGTTTTTCAGACGATTGAAAAAGCGGCGAAACGGATGTCGGAGTCGGAGATGCGGACGCTTTTGGGGTGTTTCCTGTTCAAGGGGGATGATGTGTGGAAGTCGGTGAAGGTGTTGAGCGGTGGGGAGCGGGGCAGGCTGGCGCTGGCGGGGATGTTGCTGCGTCCGTCGAATTTTTTGGTGCTGGATGAACCGACGAACCACCTTGATATGCGTTCGCAGGGAGTGCTGCAGAAGGCGCTGGAAGAGTTTGGCGGGAGTTATGTCATTGTATCGCACAACCGGGATTTCCTTGATCCGATTGTGAACAAGACGCTGGAGTTCAGGGTGGGGGAAGCGCCGAGGTTGTATTTGGGGAACCTGAGTTATTA
This window harbors:
- a CDS encoding C39 family peptidase, which encodes MISRLIRASVARTGVFVVLILMSMGGVMVASAQERMHELKLDLDAVLKLPDLWDLTPETLAERCPAEGFESNPFFKWAAEETSGNRFAFFSRQPFANVKVEASLFGGTVLVNTMVVQFTNNKVTEVLVVLHGTEVDGLLGLDEFDAKKSACATGLVGLVGAQAMGQKRYFGSKLVRSLESQSYSGKEATACLDAGVEAKLVRFVLAPAGTDPAVLLAQPVVELERGATEYFCDLDGLMKFPQSWEMTPAKFEAAFGVDRSGDTPIFQWLNAEKTAARFSRQPFSNVAVDLTMFGGRDRVEEAVFDFADGKLSQVYVSLYNRGDSGPISKDEFDARFKKSGQALIGLLGARPVEHRSTAPTAVKTTSWLWNTPHTLALLEYNAEATVKKAAAEFLRLRVAPVARRDQLLNIAAIGQSTTTLKRGDLLQFVKKESNGDVLVTGIPMVDQGAKGYCVVASCERLFGYLNIPCDQHELASIAGSEADRGTTGAAFVEALKKINTRFKVRFKALLEKAPLERSDAREARPDRFAKMIQEQIDRGVPLLWALQLGLFPEEPNTALQAGGGHMRLIIGYNIPREEVLFSDSWGAGHELKRMKLTDAVNATFGVYLVEPKGR
- a CDS encoding ABC-F family ATP-binding cassette domain-containing protein — protein: MLAAENLGISYGPRRLFGEVNFTIRAGERVSLAGPNGAGKSTLLKMIAGVEQGDEGKIIKAKTVQVGYLPQEGVEIKGRTILAEAETAFQDAMNLQKEMDEVGAAMDEMDPQSDEYGDALELYGDLQLRLEHHDVSRMRSRIEKVMTGLGFKHSDLDRLTDEFSGGWQMRIALGKLLLAEPSVLLLDEPTNHLDIETVVWLEEYLKGYPGAIILISHDKRLLDNLTNRTLAFENGRASMYQGNYSFFLRESAARREQLVRAKANQDREIAKTQQFIDKFRAKASKASQAQSRIKMLEKVERIELESDEAEIGFRFPQPPQSGHSVMRLEGVAKSYDGVRMILQPFDFEIFKGDRIAIVGVNGAGKTTFSKIVAGVEKHTGGDLELGHKVAIGYYSQDHADALDGSLTVFQTIEKAAKRMSESEMRTLLGCFLFKGDDVWKSVKVLSGGERGRLALAGMLLRPSNFLVLDEPTNHLDMRSQGVLQKALEEFGGSYVIVSHNRDFLDPIVNKTLEFRVGEAPRLYLGNLSYYLEKRAEEQARAASQARVAAAVPVAKVAPAAVTNAKAAADETVVSGKDKERRRLDALRRQEKTQVLKPLQAKLKEVEGLIETIEKDKAIQLGLMNAPGYGEDAGAAREIAMKYAELEKSLSRAYSQWSEVSEELERVEAKFAED